The Halanaerobium praevalens DSM 2228 genome contains a region encoding:
- a CDS encoding ABC transporter substrate-binding protein: MLLIILATASPIQAKTELEFWTINLSPNYDNYFLEKIEEFEEKNPNLKIIWQDINFSSINQKLRYQIAAGKAPALVNLSPQLMAPLLKDDLLRPISDFQKDYNKNYYPLLWENGYYQGKYYAFPWYLSSKVMIFNQEILKIAGLNKTDLTQNKAALYKAAEKITTKTGIYALMPQIKIEQEFMEAGINLFEDPAKKQKAAFNNKKAESIIKRYQDLVQKKVIPKDSLTAGFNIALERYQKNELAILFSPQQFIKEIESESKYLKDISQAAVIPTAEKGLVNAALMNLVLPKNNPHPKEALKFAAFISSHKSQSEFSRIAPVLASTKSTDLDSNLKQEKLLDTANNQISLTKKVQVILKKQLSRNQDLTLIHPKADKLLKVMETEFSRAFANKISAKEALNQMEKKWNKILEEETLND; encoded by the coding sequence TTGTTATTAATAATTCTGGCTACAGCTTCACCAATTCAGGCCAAAACCGAACTGGAATTTTGGACAATTAATTTAAGTCCTAATTACGATAACTATTTTTTAGAGAAAATAGAAGAGTTTGAAGAAAAAAATCCTAATTTAAAAATTATTTGGCAGGATATTAATTTCTCCAGCATTAATCAAAAATTACGTTATCAAATTGCAGCTGGAAAAGCACCAGCACTAGTTAATCTTTCACCTCAACTGATGGCACCACTTTTAAAAGATGATCTTTTGAGACCAATTTCAGATTTCCAAAAAGATTATAATAAAAATTACTATCCTTTATTATGGGAAAATGGTTATTATCAAGGTAAATATTATGCTTTTCCTTGGTATTTAAGTTCTAAAGTAATGATTTTTAATCAAGAAATACTCAAAATTGCTGGTCTAAATAAAACTGACTTAACTCAAAATAAAGCTGCTTTATACAAAGCAGCAGAAAAAATAACAACTAAAACTGGAATTTATGCTCTAATGCCTCAAATAAAAATTGAACAAGAATTTATGGAAGCGGGAATTAATTTATTTGAAGATCCAGCTAAAAAACAAAAAGCAGCTTTTAATAATAAAAAAGCAGAAAGTATAATTAAAAGATATCAAGATTTAGTTCAGAAAAAAGTAATTCCAAAAGACAGTCTCACCGCAGGGTTTAATATTGCTTTAGAGCGTTATCAAAAAAATGAGCTTGCTATTTTATTTAGTCCACAGCAGTTTATAAAAGAAATTGAATCTGAATCTAAATATCTAAAAGATATAAGTCAAGCTGCTGTGATTCCAACAGCCGAAAAAGGTTTAGTTAATGCTGCTTTAATGAATTTAGTTTTACCAAAAAATAATCCTCATCCAAAAGAAGCTTTAAAATTTGCTGCTTTTATTAGTTCTCACAAATCACAGTCAGAATTTAGCCGAATTGCACCTGTATTAGCTTCAACAAAATCTACTGATTTAGATTCTAATTTAAAACAAGAAAAATTGTTAGATACTGCTAATAATCAAATAAGTTTAACTAAAAAAGTTCAAGTTATTTTAAAAAAACAATTATCTCGTAATCAAGATTTAACTTTAATTCATCCCAAAGCAGACAAATTATTAAAAGTAATGGAAACAGAATTCAGCCGAGCTTTTGCCAATAAAATATCTGCCAAAGAGGCTTTAAATCAAATGGAAAAAAAGTGGAACAAGATTTTAGAAGAGGAGACTTTAAATGATTAA
- a CDS encoding YegS/Rv2252/BmrU family lipid kinase, protein MLDKKVKLIYNPAAGDKSFNSYLDKFLKHFQAAGFKVDIYRSMEAGDFKYGLKNLDSSYEALIVAGGDGSASEMVDLMQKRKIDLPLGIIPAGTANDFASFLGMTQDIEQSIKRILNWKIKEIDIGKVNDRHFLNICVGGIISQIAHGTETEMKNRLGKAAYYLQGLKEIPNIKSMQLKIETSKQVIEGDFLGFFIFNSKDAGGFKNIAKLASIDDGLFDLLAVKTGNILKLSSAAADLFNGKEIKNKNLVYLQDDYFKITMKTNKEQHCDLDGDKGPAFPLEIKLIPTAQKVFTG, encoded by the coding sequence ATGTTAGATAAAAAGGTTAAGTTAATTTATAATCCTGCAGCTGGAGATAAATCTTTTAATTCTTATTTGGATAAGTTTTTAAAACATTTTCAAGCAGCTGGTTTCAAAGTAGATATTTATCGAAGTATGGAAGCAGGAGATTTCAAATATGGTTTAAAAAATTTAGATTCAAGCTATGAAGCTTTAATTGTTGCTGGAGGAGATGGATCAGCTAGTGAAATGGTCGATTTAATGCAAAAAAGAAAAATTGACTTACCTTTAGGTATAATTCCAGCAGGTACAGCTAATGATTTTGCATCTTTTTTAGGTATGACTCAAGATATTGAACAAAGTATTAAAAGAATTTTAAATTGGAAAATAAAAGAAATTGATATAGGTAAAGTAAATGATAGGCATTTTTTAAATATTTGTGTAGGTGGTATAATTTCTCAAATAGCCCATGGAACAGAAACAGAAATGAAAAATCGTTTAGGTAAAGCAGCTTATTATTTACAAGGGCTAAAAGAAATTCCTAATATTAAATCAATGCAACTAAAAATTGAAACTTCTAAGCAGGTTATTGAAGGTGATTTTTTAGGTTTTTTTATTTTTAATAGCAAAGACGCAGGTGGTTTTAAAAACATTGCTAAACTAGCTTCCATTGATGATGGTTTATTTGATCTTTTAGCAGTTAAAACTGGTAATATTTTAAAACTAAGTTCTGCTGCTGCTGATTTATTTAATGGTAAAGAAATAAAAAATAAAAATTTAGTTTACCTTCAGGATGATTATTTTAAAATTACAATGAAAACTAATAAAGAACAGCATTGTGACCTTGATGGAGATAAGGGGCCAGCTTTTCCCTTAGAAATCAAATTAATTCCAACTGCTCAAAAAGTTTTTACAGGTTAA
- a CDS encoding nitroreductase family protein, with amino-acid sequence MDIPVKRWYEAVQNRYSQQKYMAKEIKEFTLRSLGNKVEKLNKIYPEVRIEILPNSIKEILPALKGKYGNFTESPAFIAFIINDKGEHRWTKMGYIGEAAILEATALGLGSCWIAGRYLKGKSDFNIDLKRGERLVAVSPLGYSSESYNLTRHFISKLFPHRDRKNVKELCPDGYDPDWPSWVKNAIKIASYAPSRLNRQPWRFYYGENKLLLDSVGEPSSYKRLECGISLLHLEVGALDSGAEGKIKFGGLGLASFIKNR; translated from the coding sequence ATGGATATTCCTGTAAAAAGATGGTATGAAGCTGTCCAGAATCGATATTCTCAACAAAAATACATGGCTAAAGAAATTAAGGAATTCACTTTAAGGTCTCTAGGAAATAAGGTTGAAAAATTAAATAAGATTTATCCAGAAGTTAGAATAGAAATACTTCCAAATTCAATTAAAGAAATTTTACCAGCTTTAAAAGGTAAATATGGTAATTTTACTGAATCTCCTGCTTTTATTGCTTTTATTATTAATGATAAAGGAGAACATCGTTGGACTAAAATGGGGTATATAGGTGAAGCTGCTATTTTAGAAGCCACAGCTTTAGGTCTTGGGAGTTGTTGGATAGCAGGTCGTTATTTAAAAGGAAAATCAGATTTTAATATTGACTTAAAAAGAGGAGAACGTTTAGTTGCAGTTAGTCCTTTAGGCTATTCATCTGAAAGTTATAATTTAACTAGACATTTTATTTCAAAATTATTTCCGCATCGAGATCGTAAAAATGTAAAAGAACTTTGCCCTGATGGTTATGATCCGGATTGGCCAAGTTGGGTTAAAAATGCCATTAAAATTGCCAGTTATGCTCCCTCTAGATTAAATAGACAGCCCTGGAGATTTTATTACGGAGAAAATAAACTTCTACTTGATTCTGTAGGTGAACCTTCCTCTTATAAAAGATTAGAATGTGGAATTTCTCTTTTACATCTTGAAGTTGGGGCTTTAGATAGTGGAGCAGAAGGTAAAATAAAATTTGGAGGCTTAGGACTCGCTTCATTTATTAAAAATAGATAA
- a CDS encoding phosphomannomutase/phosphoglucomutase: MKAFKAYDIRGIYNEDFNKEDVYKIGYFLPKLLAADKILVGYDDRESTPEVFQALADGITDQGADVYKIGYATTPMVYYGTAKHGYKASVMITASHNPPEYNGLKISRENALPVGYDSGLKELEAMIENQSIEPVGKNKKGNILEHDLKKEYIEFQKNYLPDLSDLDLAIDVSNGMVAILTDAIFGEQPDYLYNELDGTFPNHEANPLEAENRKDLKKLLLEKGSDLGLIFDGDGDRVMFLDEKGNFISPDLIIALLAEYYINQDKGKNILYDIRTSWSVKEHVEELGGKCHMWKVGHAYAKLKLREINGICGGELAGHYYYQDFFYCDSGMLTALIVLNVVARLKKEGKTISEYIKQLDKYASSGEVNFKIENKVEVMENLKDHFSEKEEPLNFYDFDGYRLEYKDWWFNVRPSNTEPYLRLVVEAKTQELLDQKLKEIRKVMDVD; this comes from the coding sequence TTGAAAGCATTTAAAGCATATGATATTAGAGGAATCTATAACGAAGATTTTAACAAAGAAGATGTTTACAAAATAGGATATTTTTTGCCAAAACTTCTGGCAGCAGATAAAATTTTAGTTGGTTATGATGATCGAGAATCCACACCAGAAGTATTTCAAGCTTTAGCAGATGGGATCACAGATCAAGGAGCAGATGTTTATAAGATTGGCTATGCAACAACTCCAATGGTCTATTATGGAACAGCTAAACATGGCTATAAAGCTTCAGTTATGATTACAGCTTCTCATAATCCACCTGAATATAATGGACTGAAAATTTCTCGGGAAAATGCTTTACCAGTTGGTTATGATTCTGGTTTAAAAGAATTAGAAGCAATGATTGAAAATCAAAGTATTGAACCTGTTGGTAAAAATAAAAAAGGGAATATTTTAGAACATGATTTAAAAAAAGAATATATAGAATTCCAGAAAAATTATTTACCTGATCTTTCAGATCTTGATCTTGCAATAGATGTTTCAAATGGAATGGTTGCAATCTTGACAGATGCAATCTTTGGAGAGCAGCCAGATTATCTTTATAATGAACTTGATGGAACTTTCCCTAACCATGAAGCTAATCCCTTAGAAGCCGAAAATAGAAAAGATTTAAAAAAGTTGTTATTAGAAAAAGGTTCTGACCTTGGTTTAATTTTTGATGGTGATGGTGATAGAGTTATGTTTTTAGATGAAAAAGGTAATTTTATTTCACCTGATTTAATTATTGCTCTCTTGGCTGAATATTATATTAACCAAGATAAGGGTAAAAATATTTTATATGATATTCGAACTTCTTGGTCTGTTAAAGAACATGTTGAAGAACTTGGTGGTAAGTGCCATATGTGGAAAGTAGGGCATGCTTATGCTAAACTTAAATTAAGAGAAATCAATGGCATATGTGGTGGTGAGCTTGCTGGTCACTATTATTATCAAGACTTTTTCTATTGTGATTCTGGGATGTTAACTGCCTTAATTGTCTTAAATGTTGTAGCTCGACTCAAAAAAGAAGGAAAAACTATTTCTGAATATATTAAGCAATTAGATAAATATGCAAGCTCTGGTGAGGTTAATTTTAAAATAGAAAATAAAGTTGAGGTTATGGAAAATTTAAAAGATCACTTTTCTGAAAAAGAAGAGCCTCTAAATTTTTATGATTTTGATGGTTATCGTTTAGAATATAAAGATTGGTGGTTTAATGTTAGGCCTTCTAATACAGAACCATATTTAAGATTAGTTGTTGAAGCCAAAACCCAAGAGCTTTTAGATCAAAAACTAAAAGAAATTAGAAAAGTTATGGATGTGGATTAA
- a CDS encoding ADP-ribosylglycohydrolase family protein: MSNKRKELVKAVFVADALSFGSHWVYSTDKLKEEYSGIIDEYRDPMSKFHEGKKAGDLSHYGEQAFVLLKSISENQSFDLKQFRNDWIEHLENNEMYLDHAMKDSLEKFKESETLIGAENHELGGIARSLPIFIEEEISKKEFLDLVHLTHNGEVVDQTASFVFNLIQEVLAGENYRKAIEDQKEINQFVADNFRKIGSKAKIVANADDRGQGCSIEQGFPIVLDVLWNADDLLDALTLNIMAGGDTSSRAMVIAAIIAADNGLDSLTPKLISEFKKAKLVSALLTKI; this comes from the coding sequence ATGTCAAATAAAAGAAAAGAACTAGTTAAGGCAGTTTTTGTCGCTGATGCACTTTCATTCGGATCTCACTGGGTTTACAGCACAGATAAATTAAAAGAAGAATACAGTGGAATAATTGATGAATACAGAGATCCTATGTCTAAATTTCACGAAGGAAAAAAAGCAGGTGACCTATCTCATTATGGCGAACAGGCTTTTGTACTTTTGAAATCAATTTCTGAGAATCAGAGTTTTGATTTAAAGCAGTTCAGAAATGATTGGATTGAACATCTAGAAAATAATGAAATGTATCTGGATCATGCGATGAAAGATTCATTAGAAAAATTTAAAGAATCTGAGACTCTTATTGGAGCAGAAAATCATGAACTGGGAGGAATTGCTCGCAGTTTACCTATTTTTATAGAAGAAGAAATTTCAAAAAAAGAATTTTTAGATTTAGTTCATTTAACTCATAATGGAGAAGTTGTAGATCAAACAGCTAGTTTTGTTTTTAATCTTATACAGGAAGTGCTTGCAGGTGAAAATTATAGAAAAGCAATTGAAGATCAGAAAGAAATTAATCAATTTGTTGCAGATAATTTTAGAAAGATAGGTTCTAAAGCTAAGATTGTAGCTAATGCAGATGATCGTGGTCAAGGTTGTTCAATTGAACAGGGATTTCCAATTGTTTTAGATGTTCTCTGGAATGCAGATGATTTATTAGATGCTTTAACTTTAAATATTATGGCAGGAGGAGATACTTCTTCTCGAGCAATGGTAATAGCAGCTATCATAGCAGCAGATAATGGTTTAGATTCTTTGACTCCTAAATTGATTAGTGAGTTTAAGAAGGCAAAATTAGTTTCAGCTTTATTGACTAAAATATAA
- a CDS encoding M20 family metallopeptidase yields the protein MIAYKELLAKQEAYVKELRREFHMYPETSWKEERTSKRIKEELYKLGIDYQEYAKTGVAAVIEGQAAGKTVALRADMDALAVEEKTDLEFKSKNKGVMHACGHDGHTAMLLGAARALSEIKEQIKGKIKLIFQPAEEMVQGAAKMVEEGVLADVDGIMGIHLWADLPTGRINVESGSRMASGDYVIVNFKGKGGHGSMPHQAVDPIIMASSFILESQAILSRETNSLDPVVFTLGKIKSGSRFNVIPGEAEIVGTLRCFKEKTRIKASQAIKRYAEKIAKSYRGEAEVEIQKGTPPTINDQKCTQIAETAARKIAKDSLIEMEKTTGSEDMAYYLREVPGVIAFVGAAFADESKNYPHHNAKFKINEESLKQGTELYFNFALEFLKKY from the coding sequence ATGATTGCTTATAAAGAATTATTAGCAAAACAAGAAGCTTATGTTAAAGAGTTAAGAAGAGAATTTCATATGTATCCTGAAACTAGTTGGAAGGAAGAGAGAACTTCAAAACGTATAAAAGAGGAATTATATAAGTTAGGAATAGACTATCAAGAATATGCAAAAACAGGAGTTGCTGCAGTTATTGAAGGTCAAGCAGCCGGCAAAACTGTAGCTTTAAGGGCAGACATGGATGCTTTAGCAGTTGAAGAAAAAACTGATTTAGAATTTAAATCGAAAAATAAAGGAGTAATGCATGCCTGTGGTCATGATGGCCATACAGCAATGCTTTTAGGTGCAGCTCGAGCTCTTTCGGAAATTAAAGAGCAAATAAAAGGGAAAATCAAACTTATTTTTCAACCAGCAGAAGAAATGGTTCAGGGAGCGGCTAAGATGGTTGAAGAAGGAGTTTTAGCAGATGTAGATGGAATTATGGGTATTCATCTTTGGGCTGATCTGCCGACAGGTAGGATAAATGTGGAGTCCGGTTCCCGAATGGCATCAGGTGATTATGTAATTGTCAATTTTAAAGGAAAGGGCGGCCATGGTTCAATGCCTCATCAAGCTGTAGACCCAATAATTATGGCTTCTTCTTTTATTTTAGAATCTCAGGCTATTTTAAGCCGCGAGACAAATTCTTTAGATCCAGTAGTTTTTACTTTAGGTAAAATTAAGTCAGGCAGTAGATTTAATGTAATTCCTGGAGAGGCAGAGATTGTAGGAACTTTAAGATGTTTTAAAGAAAAAACTAGAATTAAGGCTAGTCAAGCAATTAAAAGATATGCTGAAAAAATAGCAAAATCATATAGAGGAGAAGCTGAAGTAGAAATTCAAAAAGGAACGCCTCCTACTATTAATGACCAAAAGTGTACCCAGATAGCAGAAACGGCAGCTCGGAAAATAGCAAAAGATAGTTTAATTGAGATGGAAAAGACTACTGGAAGTGAAGATATGGCCTATTATTTAAGAGAGGTTCCTGGAGTAATAGCCTTTGTTGGAGCAGCTTTTGCAGATGAATCTAAAAATTATCCCCATCATAATGCAAAATTTAAGATTAACGAAGAAAGTTTAAAACAAGGAACAGAACTTTATTTTAATTTTGCTTTGGAATTTTTAAAAAAGTATTAA
- a CDS encoding M20 family metallopeptidase — MKTVKELAEKYFDYAVSMRREFHMYPEPSLKEERTCSRIIEELENLGLKAKKAAGTGVICEIKGKKNSKTKKTVALRADIDALELEEKNEVEYKSKNEGLMHGCGHDGHSASLLTAAKILNDLKDEFAGTVKLIFQPGEEVAMGAKTMVEEGVVEDVDAIFGIHIWNDLEVGKISVEAGPRMAAVNQFKIEVKGQGGHGSMPHQGIDPIMAGAAIVMNLQTIVSREFNPMEAAVLSVDIFNSGSKGNVLPDSAHLEGTTRCFSREINQRFEEIINRVVKETAAGYRAEAELEYNKLTLPCINNPKITKIAQKAAAKISAVDSLVELEKTTGGEDFSFFAAEVPAAFAFVGSRNEAKGADAPHHHPEFNIDEKSLKTASSLYAQFALEFLEEGEVE; from the coding sequence ATGAAAACTGTAAAAGAATTAGCAGAAAAATATTTTGATTATGCTGTTTCTATGCGAAGAGAGTTTCATATGTATCCAGAGCCAAGTCTAAAAGAAGAAAGAACTTGTAGTAGAATTATAGAAGAATTAGAGAATTTAGGCTTAAAGGCTAAAAAAGCAGCAGGAACTGGTGTTATTTGTGAAATCAAAGGTAAAAAAAATTCAAAAACAAAGAAAACTGTGGCTTTAAGAGCTGATATAGATGCGCTGGAGCTGGAAGAAAAAAATGAGGTAGAATATAAATCAAAAAATGAAGGTTTAATGCATGGTTGTGGGCATGATGGACATTCAGCAAGTTTGCTGACAGCTGCAAAAATATTAAATGATCTAAAAGATGAGTTTGCAGGCACTGTTAAATTAATTTTTCAACCTGGAGAAGAAGTAGCTATGGGAGCAAAGACTATGGTTGAAGAAGGTGTAGTAGAAGATGTGGATGCTATTTTTGGTATACATATCTGGAATGATTTAGAAGTTGGAAAAATTTCTGTAGAAGCTGGCCCAAGAATGGCAGCTGTAAATCAATTTAAGATTGAGGTAAAGGGGCAGGGTGGACATGGTTCTATGCCACACCAAGGTATAGATCCGATTATGGCAGGAGCAGCAATTGTAATGAATCTCCAAACTATTGTGAGTCGGGAATTTAATCCAATGGAAGCTGCTGTCTTAAGTGTAGATATTTTTAATTCAGGTTCAAAAGGAAATGTGCTGCCAGATTCAGCTCATTTAGAAGGAACAACCAGATGTTTTAGCAGAGAAATTAATCAAAGATTTGAAGAGATTATTAATCGAGTTGTTAAAGAAACCGCAGCCGGATATCGAGCAGAAGCTGAATTAGAATATAATAAACTTACTTTGCCCTGTATTAATAACCCAAAGATTACAAAGATAGCACAAAAAGCAGCAGCTAAAATTTCAGCTGTAGATTCTTTAGTAGAATTGGAAAAAACTACTGGGGGAGAAGATTTTTCTTTCTTTGCGGCTGAAGTTCCAGCAGCTTTTGCTTTTGTTGGTTCCAGAAATGAAGCTAAAGGTGCTGATGCTCCCCACCATCATCCAGAGTTCAATATAGATGAGAAGTCTTTAAAAACGGCTTCTAGTTTATATGCACAGTTTGCTCTGGAATTTTTAGAAGAAGGGGAGGTAGAATAA
- a CDS encoding M20 family metallo-hydrolase, which translates to MKTNLKRIKDDIENLSKFNATPENGLTRFSLTEEDRGARNYLKKELQKLDVEIYEDAAGSLVARRAGTAKDAPVVMIGSHFDSVKNGGHFDGPAGVIMALEILRVMEENDVKTKYPIEFVALIEEEGGRFGGGVFGSRSMTGQVDYQELLDFKDAAGISMAQAFENFGFDPTKIEEARRDPEELKAFIELHIEQGPVLENEAKDVGIVDFIVGINQIKVKVEGRADHAGTTPMEMRKDALSSAAEVISEIKNFALKAGNGTVATVGTLAVKPGAANIVPAEVEFSVDIRSKKLNCIQEVREQIDQALAAIKAEYSVDYSVQNMLMVEPVELSEEIFNIFKDESKKLGLNSKQMISGAGHDAMIMAAITDVGLIFVPSKDGRSHTPEEWTDYEDLQKGIELIYHTILKVGEIE; encoded by the coding sequence ATGAAAACAAATTTAAAGAGAATAAAAGATGATATAGAAAATTTAAGCAAATTTAATGCGACTCCTGAAAATGGATTAACCCGATTTTCTTTGACTGAAGAAGATCGTGGAGCCAGAAATTATTTAAAAAAGGAACTGCAGAAATTAGATGTTGAAATTTATGAAGATGCAGCAGGAAGTTTAGTTGCTAGAAGAGCAGGTACAGCTAAAGATGCACCTGTAGTCATGATTGGTTCTCACTTTGATTCTGTTAAAAATGGTGGTCATTTTGATGGACCTGCAGGAGTGATAATGGCTCTAGAAATTTTAAGAGTGATGGAAGAAAATGATGTAAAAACAAAGTATCCCATAGAATTTGTAGCACTGATTGAAGAAGAAGGTGGACGATTCGGTGGTGGAGTCTTTGGCAGTCGATCGATGACTGGACAAGTCGATTATCAGGAGCTTCTAGATTTTAAAGATGCTGCTGGTATTTCTATGGCTCAGGCTTTCGAAAATTTTGGTTTTGATCCAACAAAAATTGAAGAAGCAAGAAGAGATCCAGAAGAGCTTAAAGCTTTTATTGAGCTGCATATAGAACAGGGTCCAGTTTTAGAAAATGAAGCAAAAGATGTAGGAATAGTTGATTTTATAGTTGGAATTAATCAAATTAAAGTTAAGGTTGAAGGTAGAGCAGATCATGCAGGAACAACTCCAATGGAGATGCGGAAAGATGCTCTTTCCTCAGCAGCTGAGGTCATTTCTGAAATTAAAAACTTTGCCTTAAAAGCTGGAAATGGAACTGTTGCTACCGTAGGAACTCTTGCTGTTAAGCCAGGAGCAGCTAATATTGTACCTGCAGAAGTCGAATTTTCTGTTGATATCAGATCTAAAAAATTAAACTGTATTCAAGAAGTAAGAGAGCAGATAGATCAGGCTCTGGCTGCTATAAAAGCAGAATATAGTGTTGATTACTCTGTACAAAATATGTTAATGGTTGAACCAGTCGAATTATCAGAGGAAATTTTTAATATTTTTAAAGATGAATCTAAAAAACTGGGTTTAAACTCTAAACAAATGATTAGTGGTGCTGGTCATGATGCGATGATTATGGCAGCGATCACAGATGTGGGTTTAATATTTGTACCTAGTAAAGATGGCAGAAGTCACACTCCAGAAGAATGGACAGATTACGAAGATTTACAAAAAGGAATAGAACTTATTTATCACACAATCTTAAAGGTTGGTGAAATTGAATGA
- a CDS encoding membrane protein, which produces MDLNVVQAFSIVLLILAVGEFVSIKTKALVPSVFVSAVLFLIGFWTILPADIVTQSSFAKPIVYLSMYLLLTHMGTLMSVKELLAQWKTVIIAFSGVLGIIAMTMTIGNFIFGWETVVAATPPLTGGVVASILMSTAASERGLTAVAVLATSMYIMQGFFGYPITALMLKKEAKRLATKVKNGEVEPNHSKKAEVESEKEKRNFVIFPPLPEKFQTTYAILLKLGIVAALAVAAAPILHINQFVVCLLFGVIGREIGFLEEKALVKSGSFGFLMTILMAFIFAGLSKATPSMLTEIAVPLFGIIILGVFGMAVFSMIIGKMLGYTKEMAFSIAMTSLYGFPADYILTIESARSTTKDDAEYKYVIDEMLPKMLVGGFTTVTIASVIIAGFFVKLL; this is translated from the coding sequence ATGGATTTAAACGTAGTGCAAGCATTTAGTATTGTTTTATTGATTTTGGCAGTGGGTGAATTTGTTTCAATCAAGACAAAAGCTTTAGTTCCGTCAGTTTTTGTTTCAGCAGTTTTATTTTTAATTGGTTTTTGGACTATTTTGCCAGCAGATATTGTGACTCAAAGTTCTTTTGCAAAACCAATTGTGTATTTATCTATGTATCTTTTGTTAACACATATGGGAACTTTAATGAGTGTTAAAGAGCTTTTGGCTCAGTGGAAAACGGTTATAATTGCTTTTAGTGGTGTTTTAGGAATTATAGCCATGACAATGACAATTGGTAATTTTATTTTCGGCTGGGAAACTGTTGTTGCAGCAACACCTCCATTAACAGGTGGGGTAGTTGCTTCTATTTTAATGTCAACAGCTGCCAGTGAAAGAGGATTAACAGCTGTTGCTGTATTAGCAACATCAATGTATATAATGCAGGGGTTTTTTGGTTATCCAATTACTGCACTGATGTTAAAAAAGGAAGCTAAACGACTTGCCACAAAAGTAAAAAATGGAGAGGTAGAGCCCAATCATTCTAAAAAGGCTGAAGTTGAATCGGAAAAAGAAAAAAGAAATTTTGTTATCTTTCCACCATTACCTGAAAAGTTTCAGACTACATATGCAATTTTATTAAAGTTAGGAATTGTTGCTGCTTTAGCTGTTGCTGCTGCTCCAATATTGCATATTAACCAGTTTGTAGTATGTTTATTATTTGGAGTTATTGGAAGAGAAATTGGATTTTTAGAAGAAAAAGCACTTGTTAAATCAGGTTCTTTTGGTTTTCTTATGACAATTTTAATGGCTTTTATTTTCGCAGGTTTATCTAAGGCAACACCATCTATGCTGACAGAAATAGCAGTACCATTATTTGGAATTATTATACTTGGTGTTTTTGGTATGGCTGTATTTTCTATGATTATAGGAAAAATGCTTGGTTATACAAAGGAAATGGCTTTTTCAATTGCAATGACCTCTTTATATGGTTTTCCAGCTGATTATATACTAACAATAGAATCGGCTAGATCAACAACTAAAGATGATGCAGAATATAAATATGTTATTGATGAAATGCTGCCTAAAATGTTAGTTGGTGGCTTTACAACAGTAACTATAGCTTCAGTTATTATTGCTGGTTTCTTTGTTAAGCTTCTGTAA